The following proteins are encoded in a genomic region of Arachis ipaensis cultivar K30076 chromosome B02, Araip1.1, whole genome shotgun sequence:
- the LOC107621459 gene encoding signal peptide peptidase-like 4 yields MVLPHGVFLLFFMLSSATLALAGDIVHHDDVAPRRPGCENNFVLVKVPTWIDGVENSEYVGVGARFGPTLESKEKRANHTRVVMADPPDCCSKPKNKLTSEIIVVQRGKCSFTTKANIAEEAGASAILIINYRTELFKMVCEENETDVDIGIPAVMLPQYAGLNIEKHIKNNSLICXXXYSPLRPLVDVAEVFLWLMAVGTILCASYWSAWTAREAAIEQEKLLKDASDEYLSTQNVGSSGYVEISTVAAILFVVIASCFLVMLYKLMSFWFVEVLVVLFCIGGVEGLQTCLVALLSCFRWFQHAAQTFVKIPFFGAVSYLTFAVTPFCIVFAVIWAVYRRASFAWIGQDILGITLIITVLQIVRIPNLKVGTVLLSCAFLYDIFWVFVSKRWFHESVMIVVARGDKSGEDGIPMLLKIPRLFDPWGGYSIIGFGDIILPGLLVAFSLRYDWLAKKSLRAGYFLWAMTAYGLGLLITYVALNLMDGHVQPALLYIVPFTLGTFLSLGKKRGELKILWTRGEPERPCPHMQEEDQQSLNQH; encoded by the exons ATGGTTCTTCCACATGGTGtgttccttctcttcttcatgcTCTCTTCTGCAACTTTGGCTTTGGCTGGAGACATAGTTCACCATGATGATGTTGCTCCAAGAAGACCTGGTTGTGAGAACAACTTTGTTCTG GTCAAAGTCCCCACTTGGATTGATGGTGTTGAAAACAGTGAGTATGTAGGTGTTGGTGCAAGATTCGGCCCTACGTTGGAGTCAAAAGAGAAACGTGCCAACCACACTAGAGTTGTCATGGCTGACCCTCCTGATTGTTGTTCCAAGCCTAAGAATAAG CTCACTAGCGAGATCATTGTGGTGCAACGAGGAAAATGTAGTTTCACAACCAAGGCAAATATAGCTGAGGAAGCTGGTGCTTCAGCCATCCTCATTATAAATTATAGGACAG AACTTTTCAAGATGGTTTGTGAAGAGAATGAAACCGATGTTGATATTGGTATACCCGCTGTCATGCTTCCACAATATGCTGGATTAAACAtagaaaaacatataaaaaacaaCTC CTTGATATGCTTNNNNNNATACTCTCCGCTGCGTCCATTGGTTGATGTTGCGGAAGTATTTCTATGGCTTATGGCCGTTGGAACCATTTTATGTGCTTCTTATTGGTCTGCTTGGACTGCTAGAGAAGCAGCTATTGAGCAAGAGAAGCTTTTAAAG GATGCTTCGGATGAATACCTTAGCACACAGAATGTTGGTTCAAGTGGTTATGTGGAAATCAGTAccgtggctgcaattttatttgtTGTGATTGCTTCTTGTTTCTTGGTTATGCTTTACAAGTTAATGTCATTCTGGTTTGTTGAAGTTCTGGTGGTTCTATTCTGCATTGGGGGAGTAGAG GGACTGCAAACTTGTTTGGTGGCTCTTTTATCATG TTTCAGATGGTTTCAACATGCTGCACAAACATTTGTGAAAATTCCCTTCTTTGGAGCCGTCTCATATCTGACATTTGCCGTTACCCCCTTTTGCATAGTGTTCGCTGTGATATGGGCAGTTTATCGTCGTGCTTCGTTTGCTTGGATCGGTCAAGACATTCTT GGTATCACACTGATAATTACAGTTCTTCAGATTGTACGGATACCGAATCTCAAG GTTGGAACTGTTCTTCTCAGCTGCGCCTTCCTATACGACATCTTTTGGGTGTTCGTTTCTAAACGGTGGTTCCATGAGAGCGTCATGATAGTG gTAGCTCGAGGTGATAAGAGTGGAGAAGATGGTATCCCAATGCTGCTAAAGATACCACGTTTGTTCGATCCTTGGGGTGGTTACAGCATCATCGGTTTTGGGGACATTATCTTACCAGGGCTTCTAGTAGCATTTTCACTAAG GTATGATTGGTTGGCAAAGAAGAGCCTTCGTGCTGGGTACTTCTTGTGGGCAATGACTGCCTATGGCTTGG GTCTCCTCATCACATACGTGGCTTTGAACTTGATGGATGGACATGTCCAACCAGCTTTGCTTTATATAGTCCCCTTCACACTTG GAACCTTTTTGTCATTGGGAAAGAAGAGAGGTGAACTCAAGATTTTATGGACAAGGGGAGAACCAGAGAGACCTTGCCCTCACATGCAAGAAGAGGATCAACAATCACTTAACCAGCATTGA
- the LOC107621449 gene encoding SKP1-like protein 21 has product MSEIDMAVIKPEMMKSYIWLQTSDGSIQQVEQEIAMFCPLICQEIITKGMGSSKNSAISLPQQVTPSTLSLILDYCRFHQVPGRSNKERKSHDEKFVRMGTNRLCELVSAADSLQLRPLVDLISRALARKIEGRTPEEIREIFHLPDDLTEEEKLEPLKNITDDPRIRLLNRLYAKKRKELKERERLKNVEIEEERVDERSVDDLLTFINGNDRDAKAVKTSKSKKKNRKKKDQQKNSSLKEDTALDKKELNGHDTGDQSSDGNIIGETSNLLYEEDGSFSPKIDFDDGDLDDDGIEPAIREKIDREVADFARRINSDWTERMQDFLTSGRERTSTFSATNGNGYLRRHA; this is encoded by the exons ATGTCAGAAATTGACATGGCCGTTATTAAACCTGAG ATGATGAAGTCATATATTTGGCTTCAGACTTCTGATGGTTCAATCCAACAAGTCGAACAAGAAATCGCAATGTTTTGCCCACTGATATGTCAAGAAATAATAACAAAAGGCATGGGTTCGTCAAAGAATTCTGCAATATCTCTTCCTCAACAAGTCACCCCTTCTACGTTGAGCTTAATTCTTGATTATTGTCGCTTTCATCAAGTACCTGGCCGCTCAAACAAG GAACGGAAATCTCATGACGAGAAGTTCGTTAGGATGGGCACAAATAGGCTTTGTGAGTTGGTATCTGCTGCAGACAGCCTTCAGTTAAGGCCATTGGTTGATCTCATCAGTCGTGCACTTGCTCGAAAAATTGAAGGAAGAACACCGGAGGAGATACGTGAAATATTTCATCTGCCTGATGATCTTACAGAG GAAGAGAAGTTGGAGCCCTTGAAAAACATAACTGATGACCCAAGGATCAGACTTTTGAATCGTTTATATGCAAAAAAGAGGAAAGAACTAAAAGAGCGTGAAAGGTTAAAG AATGTCGAAATTGAAGAAGAGCGTGTAGATGAACGTTCAGTTGATGACCTTTTAACTTTCATTAATGGAAATGATAGAG ATGCAAAGGCGGTTAAAACTTCAAAGAGTAAAAAGAAGAACCGGAAGAAAAAAGACCAACAGAAGAACTCTTCTTTGAAGGAAGATACTGCACTGGATAAGAAG GAGTTAAATGGGCATGATACCGGTGACCAAAGTTCTGATGGAAATATAATTGGCGAGACATCAAATTTACTGTACGAAGAGGATGGCTCCTTTTCTCCTAAGATTGACTTTGATGATGGAGATTTGGATGATGATGGGATTGAGCCTGCAATTAGGGAAAAAATTGACAG GGAGGTGGCAGATTTTGCTCGCAGAATAAATTCTGACTGGACAGAGAGGATGCAAGATTTTTTAACATCTGGGAGAGAGAGGACATCAACGTTTTCTGCTACCAATGGGAATGGTTATCTAAGGCGACATGCGT GA
- the LOC110268278 gene encoding uncharacterized protein LOC110268278 — translation MILNQIKVRRYQEQIYIVPLDIVQNANIGSPDSYNFMLGTHGVEYTDKKTNKAYRFDIEQYAHHHQFLDKRKLASHPFLFIPICNGAHWWLWIADINKKKFYVLDPINKPKKDIPESRVKLNKFVGLIISQMRVYAGAKPLMEDGLGEEVEYIQLNGQRTEMRLMALDTNMVQIFCCMK, via the exons ATGATTCTCAACCAAATCAAAGTTCGGCGGTATCAGGAACAAATATACATTGTGCCGCTGGATATTGT TCAGAATGCTAATATTGGTTCACCTGATTCTTAT AATTTTATGTTGGGAACACATGGCGTGGAGTACACTGATAAGAAGACAAACAAGGCCTACAGGTTTGATATTGAGCAGTATGCCCACCACCACCAGTTTCTTGACAAAAGGAAACTTGCATcgcatccattt CTATTTATCCCAATTTGTAATGGAGCGcattggtggttgtggattgcTGATATCAACAAAAAGAAATTCTATGTCCTTGACCCTATCAATAAGCCAAAAAAAGATATACCTGAATCAAGAGTGAAACTGAACAAATTTGTG GGTTTAATAATTTCCCAGATGAGGGTGTACGCTGGGGCGAAACCCTTAATGGAGGATGGACTGGGAGAGGAAGTAGAGTATATCCAATTGAATGGTCAACGTACAGA GATGAGATTGATGGCTTTAGATACCAATATGGTCCAAATCTTCTGTTGCATGAAATGA